A region from the Lolium perenne isolate Kyuss_39 chromosome 4, Kyuss_2.0, whole genome shotgun sequence genome encodes:
- the LOC127296299 gene encoding probable receptor-like serine/threonine-protein kinase At4g34500 encodes MDDAGPPPAASVDHGGASGTGKSFLGLSTPLEIAVAAAVVLVLVMSAATIAAYLTRRRGAKRPQSSRVDHALSSGSSLLPTSTPKQQQPKYVEVGGAEVGTSSSDVASSSAAASSLDSPVKRKVGRISGAAPGVEMGWGRWYELEELEAATGGFRQANVVGEGGYGTVYRGVLADGEVVAVKFLFDHKGQAEQEFKVEVEAIGRVRHKHLAGLIGYCAEGPKRMLVYEFVENGNLEQWLHGDVGPVSPLAWETRLNIAIGTAKGIAYLHEGLEPKVVHRDIKSSNILLDKKWNAKVSDFGMAKVLGPGSSYVTTRVMGTFGYVAPEYASTGMLNESSDVYSFGVLLMELVSGRSPVDYNRPPGEVNLVEWFKGVVGSRRVEDLLDPRIQPAPPPRALNRVLLVCLRCIDSDAHKRPKMGQIVHMLEGDDFPFRTEHRSPRAAHRPSTNARTSLLAEKAGADDADKSTWR; translated from the exons ATGGACGACGCCGGACCGCCGCCCGCGGCTTCCGTCGACCACGGCGGCGCCTCTGGCACCGGAAAGTCCTTTCTCGGCCTCTCCACCCCGTTAGAGATCGCGGTGGCCGCCGCCGTCGTGCTCGTCCTCGTCATGTCGGCCGCAACAATCGCCGCGTACCTCACGCGCCGGCGCGGCGCCAAGCGCCCGCAGTCTTCGCGCGTCGACCACGCGCTCTCCTCCGGCTCGTCGCTGCTCCCGACCTCCACGCCCAAGCAGCAGCAGCCGAAGTACGTGGAGGTCGGCGGGGCGGAGGTCGGCACGAGCTCCTCCGACGTGGCCAGCTCGTCCGCGGCGGCCAGCTCCCTGGACTCGCCGGTGAAGAGGAAAGTGGGGAGGATCAGCGGCGCGGCGCCCGGGGTGGAGATGGGCTGGGGGCGGTGGtacgagctggaggagctggaggCGGCCACGGGCGGGTTCCGCCAGGCGAACGTGGTCGGGGAGGGAGGCTACGGCACCGTGTACCGCGGCGTGCTCGCCGACGGCGAGGTGGTCGCCGTCAAGTTCCTGTTCGATCACAA GGGTCAGGCCGAGCAGGAGTTCAAGGTGGAGGTTGAGGCTATCGGCAGGGTGAGGCACAAGCACCTCGCCGGCCTCATCGGCTACTGCGCAGAAGGGCCTAAACG GATGCTCGTGTACGAGTTTGTTGAGAACGGCAACTTGGAGCAGTGGCTGCACGGCGACGTTGGTCCCGTCAGCCCGTTGGCATGGGAGACACGGCTCAACATCGCCATCGGGACGGCCAAAGG CATCGCGTACCTGCACGAAGGGCTGGAGCCGAAGGTGGTGCATCGGGACATCAAATCAAGCAACATTCTCTTGGACAAGAAGTGGAACGCCAAGGTCTCCGACTTCGGCATGGCCAAGGTGCTCGGCCCGGGCTCCAGCTACGTGACCACCCGCGTCATGGGCACCTTCGGGTACGTGGCCCCCGAGTACGCCTCCACGGGGATGCTCAACGAGAGCAGCGACGTCTACAGCTTCGGCGTGCTGCTCATGGAGCTCGTCTCCGGGCGGAGCCCCGTCGACTACAACCGGCCGCCCGGCGAGGTGAACCTGGTGGAGTGGTTCAAGGGGGTGGTGGGGAGCCGGCGCGTGGAGGACCTGCTGGACCCGCGCATCCAGCCGGCGCCGCCGCCCAGGGCGCTCAACAGGGTGCTGCTCGTCTGCCTCCGCTGCATCGACTCCGACGCACACAAGCGGCCCAAGATGGGGCAGATCGTCCACATGCTCGAAGGCGACGACTTCCCCTTCCGCACC GAGCACCGTTCGCCGAGGGCGGCTCACCGGCCGTCCACCAACGCGCGGACGTCGCTTCTGGCCGAGAAGGCCGGGGCCGATGACGCGGACAAATCGACGTGGAGATAA